The Pseudomonas aeruginosa genome includes the window GGGCCCCTCCAGGCCGGAAATGGTCGGTGCCTTCGGCGAAGCGCCGAACTCTTCCATCGGCGCCCGCGGGGTACTCGGCTCCGCCACGGGAGTCGCGCCGCCCTGGGCCATCAGCGCATCGATGTCGTCCTGGCTGGCGTCGCCCGCCTCGGCCAGCGCCGCCGCCCACTCGTCGGCCAGTGCCTGTTCCTCGGTGGTCACTTTTTCTTCGTCTGCCATGGTTCGTCTTTCCTCCGGGGGAAGCGGTCAGCGCGAGCGCTCGACCGCTTCGAGAATCTGTAGCGCCAGGTTGCCCTTGTGGGCGCCCAGCTTGACCTTGAAGGCGGGCACGCCGTTGGCGCGCATCACCATGTGTTCCGGCATCTCCACCGGGATCACGTCGCCCGGCTGCATGTGCAGGATGTCGCGCAGCTTGAGCTGGCGGCGGACCACGGTGGCGCCGAGCGGTACCTGGACGTCCAGCACGTCCTCGCGCAGGGCCTTGATCCAGCGCTCGTCCTGGTCGTCGTGGTCGGACTGGAAACCGGCGTCGAGCATCTCGCGGATCGGCTCGATCATCGAGTAGGGCATGGTGATGTGCAGGTCGCCGCCACCGCCGTCCAGTTCGATGTGGAAGGTGGAGACCACCACCACCTCGCTGGGACTGACGATGTTGGCCATGGCCGGGTTGACCTCCGAGTTGACGTACTCGAAGTTCATCTCCAGCACCGCCTGCCAGGCTTCCTTCAGATCGACGAAGGCCTGCTCCAGCACCATCCGCACCACCCGCAGTTCGGTCGGGGTGAACTCGCGGCCCTCGATCTTGGCGTGGCGGCCGTCGCCGCCGAAGAAGTTGTCCACCAGCTTGAACACCAGCTTGGCGTCGAGGATGAACAGCGCGGTGCCGCGCAGCGGCTTCATCTTCACCAGGTTGAGGCTGGTGGGAACGTACAGCGAGTGCACGTACTCGCCGAACTTCATCACCTGCACGCCGCCGACCGCGACGTCGGCCGAACGGCGCAGCAGGTTGAACATGCTGATGCGGGTGTAGCGGGCGAAACGCTCGTTGATCATCTCCAGGGTCGGCATGCG containing:
- the fliM gene encoding flagellar motor switch protein FliM is translated as MAVQDLLSQDEIDALLHGVDDGLVETEVEATPGSVKSYDLTSQDRIVRGRMPTLEMINERFARYTRISMFNLLRRSADVAVGGVQVMKFGEYVHSLYVPTSLNLVKMKPLRGTALFILDAKLVFKLVDNFFGGDGRHAKIEGREFTPTELRVVRMVLEQAFVDLKEAWQAVLEMNFEYVNSEVNPAMANIVSPSEVVVVSTFHIELDGGGGDLHITMPYSMIEPIREMLDAGFQSDHDDQDERWIKALREDVLDVQVPLGATVVRRQLKLRDILHMQPGDVIPVEMPEHMVMRANGVPAFKVKLGAHKGNLALQILEAVERSR